The Sphingomonas alpina genome has a segment encoding these proteins:
- a CDS encoding carboxypeptidase family protein, which translates to MSSTPTPIPASIAINAAFDGGNIKIVAIDGDRIDLEIVRDHQSDFYQWFYFRVAGAKGRKLSFRILNAGDSAYPLGWPDYKARVSTDRETWRQTPARYAGGVLEFDWTGETDLVWFAYFAPYTMEQHDALIARMALKPGMTHRQLGTTIDGRAIDCLTIGRGPKQAWLYARQHPGESMAEWWMEGALERLTDTTDPVTAELLSKATFHVVPNMNPDGTFRGHLRTNAVGVNLNREWHEPSLERSPEVLCVRNAMDASGVDFAMDVHGDEAIAANFIAGFEGIPSWTDALGEKFYDFGRRLAVNTPDFQTELGYGKAAPGHANLSMSTNQVAERFGALSMTLEMPFKDHDANADVEFGWSAERSKKLAHSCLEVLAEVIDTL; encoded by the coding sequence ATGAGCTCGACCCCAACGCCGATCCCGGCCAGCATCGCCATCAACGCCGCCTTTGACGGCGGCAACATCAAAATCGTCGCCATTGACGGGGACCGAATCGACCTGGAGATCGTGCGCGATCACCAGTCCGATTTCTACCAATGGTTCTATTTCCGGGTCGCCGGCGCCAAGGGTCGCAAGCTCAGCTTCCGCATCCTCAATGCCGGCGATTCGGCATATCCGCTCGGTTGGCCCGACTATAAGGCGCGCGTCTCGACCGACCGCGAGACCTGGCGCCAGACGCCAGCGCGCTATGCCGGTGGCGTGCTCGAATTCGACTGGACCGGCGAGACCGATCTCGTCTGGTTCGCTTATTTCGCGCCCTATACGATGGAACAGCACGATGCGCTGATCGCGCGCATGGCGCTCAAGCCGGGCATGACGCACCGCCAGCTCGGCACCACGATCGATGGCCGCGCGATCGATTGCCTCACGATCGGGCGCGGGCCGAAACAGGCCTGGCTCTATGCCCGCCAGCATCCCGGCGAATCGATGGCCGAATGGTGGATGGAAGGCGCGCTGGAACGGTTGACCGATACGACCGACCCGGTCACCGCCGAGCTGCTGTCCAAGGCGACCTTCCATGTCGTGCCCAACATGAATCCCGATGGGACGTTCCGCGGTCATCTTCGTACCAATGCGGTGGGCGTGAACCTGAATCGCGAATGGCACGAGCCTTCGCTGGAGCGCAGCCCCGAAGTGCTGTGCGTCCGCAATGCGATGGACGCGAGCGGCGTCGATTTCGCGATGGATGTCCATGGCGACGAAGCGATCGCCGCCAACTTCATCGCCGGGTTCGAAGGTATCCCGTCCTGGACCGATGCGCTGGGCGAGAAATTCTACGATTTCGGCCGCCGCCTCGCGGTCAACACGCCGGACTTCCAGACCGAGCTCGGTTACGGCAAGGCCGCACCGGGCCATGCCAATCTGAGCATGTCGACCAACCAGGTCGCTGAACGCTTCGGTGCGCTCAGCATGACGCTGGAGATGCCGTTCAAGGATCACGATGCCAACGCCGATGTCGAATTCGGCTGGTCGGCCGAGCGCAGCAAGAAGCTCGCGCACAGCTGCCTCGAAGTGCTCGCTGAGGTGATCGACACGCTCTGA
- a CDS encoding 5-(carboxyamino)imidazole ribonucleotide synthase encodes MTVLPPGSTIGILGGGQLGRMLAVAAAQLGYNTRVLAPDAESVAAQTASSFTRADYHSRIVLDEFAAACDVVTYEFENIALEPVEYLAGKVPVHPAPAALGIAQDRATEKAFVETIGGRTAPWAAVATLDELKAAIDTIGCPAILKTLRLGYDGKGQVRIAAPGDAEAAWQAIGQRPAILEGFVTFSHEFSILLARSPDGSTVSYPPPWNEHKDGVLDRSTLPAPAEIAAQWDEAAELAGRIAEALGYAGILACEFFAGTDGPVFNEMAPRVHNSGHWTIEGANCSQFENHIRAICGLPLGDTGLTAPKVVMDNLIGHDADRWAEILAEPGAHLHLYGKETRPGRKMGHVTRLLRD; translated from the coding sequence ATGACCGTCCTGCCCCCCGGTTCCACCATCGGCATCCTTGGCGGCGGCCAGCTCGGCCGGATGCTCGCGGTCGCCGCCGCGCAGCTTGGCTATAACACCCGCGTGCTCGCGCCCGATGCCGAAAGCGTCGCGGCGCAGACCGCGTCGAGCTTCACCCGCGCCGATTATCACAGCCGCATCGTGCTCGACGAATTCGCCGCCGCCTGCGACGTGGTGACCTATGAGTTCGAGAATATCGCGCTCGAACCGGTGGAATATCTTGCCGGCAAAGTACCGGTCCATCCCGCCCCGGCCGCGCTCGGCATCGCGCAGGATCGCGCGACCGAGAAGGCGTTCGTCGAGACGATCGGCGGTCGCACCGCCCCCTGGGCGGCGGTCGCGACGCTCGACGAGCTGAAGGCGGCGATCGACACGATCGGCTGCCCCGCGATCCTCAAGACGCTGCGGCTCGGCTATGACGGCAAGGGCCAGGTGCGAATCGCCGCGCCGGGCGATGCCGAGGCGGCCTGGCAGGCGATCGGCCAGCGCCCCGCGATCCTCGAAGGCTTCGTCACCTTCAGCCACGAATTCTCGATCCTGCTCGCTCGCAGTCCCGATGGATCGACCGTCAGCTACCCGCCGCCGTGGAACGAGCATAAGGATGGCGTCCTCGACCGCTCGACCCTGCCCGCCCCGGCCGAGATCGCCGCGCAATGGGACGAGGCGGCGGAGCTTGCCGGCCGCATCGCCGAGGCGCTCGGCTATGCCGGCATCCTGGCCTGCGAATTCTTCGCCGGTACGGACGGCCCGGTGTTCAACGAAATGGCGCCACGCGTGCATAATTCGGGGCACTGGACGATCGAAGGCGCCAATTGCTCGCAGTTCGAAAATCATATCCGCGCGATCTGCGGCCTGCCGCTCGGCGATACCGGCCTGACCGCGCCGAAGGTCGTGATGGACAATCTGATTGGTCACGACGCCGATCGCTGGGCCGAAATCCTCGCCGAGCCGGGCGCACATCTGCATCTCTACGGCAAGGAAACCCGCCCCGGCCGCAAGATGGGCCATGTCACGCGGCTCCTGCGCGATTAG
- a CDS encoding HAD family hydrolase — protein MSSGPAAVVFDVGNVLYDWDPRVPYGRLIKDDRALDAFLRDVATKEWHFQHDAGRPFAETSAELSAQHPHYADMIALWGPHFHEQIPHMLPGMQALVEELDAVGVPLYAITNFSGEFWPPFRDREAAIFDRFRDIVVSGDEKLTKPDAAIYHLALERFGLRPDHAVFVDDREENIVGAQNVGMIGLLFTDAVTLRNDLVGLGLLA, from the coding sequence TTGTCGAGCGGACCGGCCGCCGTCGTCTTCGACGTCGGTAACGTCCTTTATGATTGGGATCCGCGGGTCCCTTACGGGCGCCTGATCAAGGATGATCGGGCGCTCGATGCATTCCTGCGCGATGTCGCGACCAAGGAATGGCATTTCCAGCACGACGCCGGCCGTCCCTTTGCGGAGACATCGGCGGAGTTGAGCGCGCAACATCCCCATTATGCCGACATGATCGCGCTATGGGGGCCGCATTTTCACGAGCAGATCCCGCACATGCTGCCGGGCATGCAGGCGCTGGTCGAGGAGCTCGATGCGGTCGGCGTGCCATTGTATGCGATCACCAATTTCTCGGGTGAGTTCTGGCCGCCGTTCCGCGACCGCGAGGCGGCGATCTTCGACCGGTTCCGCGACATCGTCGTGTCGGGCGACGAGAAGCTGACCAAGCCCGACGCGGCGATCTACCATCTCGCGCTGGAGCGATTCGGGTTACGCCCCGATCACGCCGTGTTTGTCGATGATCGCGAAGAAAATATCGTCGGCGCGCAGAATGTCGGGATGATCGGCCTGCTGTTCACCGACGCGGTGACCTTGCGGAACGATCTGGTGGGGCTCGGCCTGCTCGCCTGA
- a CDS encoding DUF4136 domain-containing protein, protein MKNVAYGLAIALAASSLGACATTTASGPVEVTRFHLGAPLEHGSLAVEPLAGGGAASIEFKTYAAAVETELLQAGFTTPPQGATAQYLAVVGFARTAQDVGPARSPVSIGLGGGVGSGGYRGGGVSLGGGISFPIGKPKTREIVLTELSVQIRRRSDGTVIWEGRAQTGADVRAVDAQANVAAGKLANALFRGFPGESGRTITVK, encoded by the coding sequence ATGAAGAACGTGGCATATGGACTGGCGATCGCGCTGGCGGCATCCTCTCTGGGCGCTTGTGCCACGACGACGGCGAGCGGCCCGGTTGAGGTCACCCGCTTCCATCTCGGCGCCCCGCTCGAGCACGGATCGCTTGCGGTCGAGCCGCTTGCCGGCGGCGGTGCTGCCAGCATCGAATTCAAGACCTATGCCGCGGCGGTGGAAACCGAACTGCTCCAGGCCGGCTTCACCACGCCGCCACAGGGCGCCACCGCGCAATATCTCGCGGTGGTCGGCTTTGCCCGCACCGCGCAGGATGTCGGGCCGGCGCGCTCGCCGGTCTCGATCGGCCTGGGCGGCGGGGTCGGCAGCGGCGGCTATCGCGGCGGCGGGGTCAGCCTGGGCGGCGGCATCTCCTTCCCGATCGGCAAACCCAAGACGCGCGAAATCGTGCTGACCGAATTGTCGGTGCAGATTCGCCGGCGCAGCGACGGCACCGTGATCTGGGAAGGCCGCGCCCAGACTGGCGCGGACGTACGCGCGGTCGATGCTCAGGCCAATGTCGCGGCGGGTAAATTGGCCAATGCGCTGTTCCGGGGCTTTCCGGGAGAATCGGGTCGCACTATCACGGTCAAATGA
- a CDS encoding M16 family metallopeptidase, which translates to MTAKILALSGVALFALATPALAAPQAAAIAKPAPVADLVKQVDIPYEEFTLKNGLRVIIHTDRKAPVVAVSVWYDVGSKHEPKGKTGFAHLFEHLMFNGSENAPGDFFEPLKQVGATDYNGTTWYDRTNYFETVPTPALERALFLESDRMGYLLGAITQRVLDVQRGVVQNEKRQGDNQPYGLVDYAKTAALFSPDHPYGHDTIGSMADLDAASLDDVKNWFRDHYGASNAIVVLAGDVDVATARPLIEKYFGAIPAGQKTVRPVAPVPTLSAPKVEVMKDRVATTRIMRTWVVPGLDSSDATALDVAASVLGGLASSRLDNALVRKEKLAVAVTAGNQTFAQLGMFEVSADVRPGVDPALVAKRLDEIIADFIKNGPTADEVQRVATGEVSDRIEGLESVGGFGGKAVALAQGALYSDDPGFYKKQLATLAAETPANVKAVTAKWLSRPVYALTIEPGARAAYDEAKAAEEKPDVAEAAPFKGTRGDMPAVGTIADLDFPKVERAKLRNGIELIYAQRNAVPITRAVISFDAGVAADPATKLGTQQLTLGMLDEGTTTKDSIAIAEARERLGAEIGTGASLDRTYLSLSTPSTNLGPSLDLFADVTLNPAFAPAEVARLKNQQLAGIASELTNPGGLAGRALPKLIYGPASPYAKSAGRGDPVAVAALTRADLVAFQHAWLRPEKAKIFVVSDRPLAEVKAALDQRFGSWKGVGAPGVKDFTAVSAPSAPKILLIDRPDSPQSLILGAAPNSLKGTAELLPVITANDALGGSFLSRINMDLREDKHWTYGASGNFSRSQNAAPYIVSAPVQADKTGASIAAIRQQVGDFLTTKGLTKAEFDRTIIGKTRELAGNFETSGDVLGAMQTNDLYKRPDDYYATITQKYRALTQAELDAAARATIDPKSFIWVVVGDAKTVRPQLDSLGLPVEVVPAASIAGAK; encoded by the coding sequence ATGACTGCCAAGATTCTCGCGCTTTCCGGCGTGGCGCTGTTCGCGCTCGCAACCCCCGCGCTCGCGGCTCCTCAGGCGGCGGCAATCGCCAAGCCCGCGCCGGTGGCGGATCTCGTCAAGCAAGTCGATATTCCGTACGAGGAATTCACGCTCAAGAACGGCTTACGCGTCATCATCCATACGGACCGCAAGGCGCCGGTCGTCGCGGTGTCGGTGTGGTATGATGTCGGGTCGAAGCACGAGCCCAAGGGCAAGACCGGCTTTGCCCATCTGTTCGAGCATCTGATGTTCAACGGCAGCGAGAATGCACCGGGCGACTTTTTCGAGCCGCTGAAACAGGTCGGCGCGACCGACTATAACGGCACCACCTGGTACGACCGGACCAATTATTTCGAGACCGTGCCGACCCCGGCGCTGGAACGCGCGCTGTTCCTGGAAAGCGACCGGATGGGCTATCTGCTCGGCGCGATCACTCAGCGCGTGCTCGATGTGCAGCGCGGTGTGGTGCAGAACGAAAAGCGCCAGGGCGACAACCAGCCCTATGGCCTGGTCGATTACGCCAAGACCGCGGCTCTGTTCTCCCCCGATCACCCTTACGGTCATGACACGATCGGCTCGATGGCCGATCTCGATGCCGCCAGCCTGGACGATGTGAAGAACTGGTTCCGCGACCATTATGGCGCGAGCAACGCGATCGTCGTGCTTGCCGGCGATGTCGACGTCGCGACTGCCAGGCCGCTGATCGAGAAGTATTTCGGCGCAATCCCGGCAGGTCAGAAGACCGTGCGCCCGGTGGCGCCCGTGCCGACCTTGTCCGCGCCCAAGGTCGAGGTGATGAAGGATCGCGTTGCCACGACGCGCATCATGCGCACCTGGGTCGTGCCCGGCCTCGACAGCAGTGATGCGACCGCGCTCGATGTCGCGGCCAGCGTGCTGGGCGGGCTTGCCAGCTCGCGGCTCGACAATGCGCTGGTGCGCAAGGAGAAGCTCGCGGTCGCGGTGACGGCGGGCAACCAGACCTTCGCTCAACTCGGCATGTTCGAAGTCAGTGCCGATGTCCGTCCCGGCGTCGATCCGGCGCTGGTCGCCAAGCGGCTCGACGAGATCATTGCCGATTTCATCAAGAACGGCCCGACCGCCGACGAGGTGCAGCGGGTCGCGACCGGCGAGGTCAGCGACCGCATCGAAGGGCTGGAATCGGTCGGCGGATTCGGGGGCAAGGCCGTCGCTCTGGCGCAGGGCGCGCTCTATTCGGACGACCCCGGTTTCTACAAGAAACAGCTTGCGACGCTGGCCGCCGAGACGCCGGCCAATGTGAAGGCCGTGACCGCGAAATGGCTGTCGCGTCCAGTCTATGCGCTGACGATCGAGCCCGGTGCGCGTGCAGCCTATGACGAAGCCAAGGCGGCCGAGGAAAAGCCTGACGTCGCCGAGGCCGCGCCGTTCAAGGGCACGCGCGGCGATATGCCGGCGGTCGGCACGATCGCCGATCTCGATTTCCCCAAGGTCGAGCGCGCCAAGCTTCGAAACGGCATCGAATTGATCTATGCGCAGCGCAATGCGGTGCCGATCACGCGCGCAGTGATCAGCTTCGACGCCGGCGTCGCGGCCGATCCCGCGACCAAGCTCGGCACCCAGCAACTGACCCTCGGCATGCTTGATGAGGGTACGACGACCAAGGATTCGATCGCGATCGCCGAAGCGCGCGAGCGGCTCGGTGCGGAGATCGGGACGGGCGCCAGCCTCGACCGGACCTATTTGTCGCTCTCGACGCCGAGCACCAATCTCGGCCCGTCGCTCGACCTGTTCGCCGATGTGACGCTCAACCCGGCATTTGCACCGGCTGAAGTGGCGCGGCTGAAGAACCAGCAGCTTGCCGGAATCGCGTCGGAGCTGACCAATCCCGGCGGCCTGGCCGGCCGCGCGCTGCCCAAGCTCATCTATGGTCCGGCCTCGCCCTATGCGAAGTCGGCGGGACGGGGCGATCCGGTCGCGGTCGCGGCGCTGACGCGCGCCGATCTGGTCGCGTTCCAGCATGCCTGGCTGCGCCCGGAAAAGGCCAAGATCTTCGTCGTCAGCGATCGTCCGCTCGCCGAGGTCAAGGCCGCGCTCGACCAGCGCTTCGGCAGCTGGAAGGGGGTCGGCGCACCCGGGGTCAAGGATTTCACCGCGGTGTCAGCGCCGTCGGCACCCAAGATACTGCTGATCGACCGCCCCGATTCGCCACAGTCGTTGATTCTCGGTGCCGCGCCCAACAGCCTCAAGGGCACGGCCGAGCTGTTGCCCGTGATCACCGCCAATGATGCGCTCGGCGGCAGCTTCCTGTCGCGGATCAACATGGACCTGCGTGAGGACAAGCATTGGACCTATGGCGCGTCGGGCAATTTCAGCCGTTCGCAAAATGCCGCACCTTATATTGTCTCGGCGCCGGTCCAGGCCGACAAGACCGGCGCGTCGATCGCGGCGATCCGCCAGCAGGTCGGTGACTTCCTGACCACCAAGGGGCTGACCAAGGCCGAGTTCGACCGCACGATCATCGGCAAGACTCGGGAGTTGGCCGGCAACTTCGAAACATCGGGCGATGTGCTCGGTGCGATGCAGACCAACGACCTCTACAAGCGCCCGGACGATTATTATGCGACCATCACGCAAAAATATCGTGCGCTGACTCAGGCCGAACTTGACGCTGCGGCACGCGCGACAATTGACCCCAAGAGCTTCATCTGGGTGGTGGTCGGCGATGCCAAGACGGTCCGCCCCCAGCTTGACAGCCTCGGGTTGCCGGTTGAGGTGGTGCCCGCCGCGTCCATTGCGGGCGCGAAGTGA
- the ykgO gene encoding type B 50S ribosomal protein L36: MKIRNSLKSLKDRHRDNRVIRRRGRTYVINKTNRRFKARQG; encoded by the coding sequence ATGAAGATTCGCAATTCCCTGAAGTCCCTCAAGGACCGTCATCGCGACAACCGCGTGATCCGTCGTCGCGGGCGCACTTACGTCATCAACAAGACGAATCGCCGCTTCAAGGCCCGCCAGGGCTAA
- the gpmA gene encoding 2,3-diphosphoglycerate-dependent phosphoglycerate mutase yields MPTLVLIRHGQSSWNLENRFTGWWDVDVTEKGAEEARAAGRLMAEKGLDFDQTFTSLQTRAIKTLNLALEEMGRLWLPVEKDWRLNERHYGGLTGLNKAETAALHGDEQVHIWRRSFDIPPPVLEAGSEYDLSQDRRYAGIAIPSTESLKDTIARVLPYWEGRIAPALKAGQRVLISAHGNSLRALVKHLSNIPDDEITSLEIPTGQPIVYELDADLSATDRYYLSER; encoded by the coding sequence ATGCCCACTCTCGTCCTGATCCGCCACGGCCAGTCGTCGTGGAACCTCGAAAACCGCTTCACCGGCTGGTGGGACGTCGACGTGACCGAAAAGGGCGCGGAGGAAGCGCGCGCGGCGGGGCGGCTGATGGCGGAAAAGGGCCTGGATTTCGACCAGACCTTCACCAGCCTGCAGACCCGCGCGATCAAGACGCTCAATCTCGCGCTCGAGGAGATGGGCCGGCTCTGGCTGCCGGTCGAGAAGGACTGGCGCCTCAACGAGCGGCATTATGGCGGACTGACCGGCCTGAACAAGGCAGAGACCGCGGCGCTGCACGGCGACGAACAGGTCCATATCTGGCGCCGCAGCTTCGATATCCCGCCCCCGGTGCTCGAAGCAGGGAGCGAATACGACCTGTCGCAGGACCGCCGCTATGCCGGCATCGCCATCCCCTCGACCGAAAGCCTCAAGGACACGATCGCGCGCGTCCTGCCCTATTGGGAGGGCCGTATCGCCCCCGCGCTCAAGGCCGGGCAGCGCGTATTGATCTCCGCGCATGGCAATTCGCTGCGCGCACTGGTGAAGCATCTGTCGAACATTCCCGACGACGAGATCACCTCGCTGGAAATCCCGACCGGCCAGCCGATCGTGTACGAGCTCGATGCCGATCTGAGCGCAACCGACCGCTATTATCTGAGCGAGCGATAG
- the purE gene encoding 5-(carboxyamino)imidazole ribonucleotide mutase, whose protein sequence is MADTPLIGIIMGSTSDWETMRHAADILTQLGVAHETKVVSAHRTPKRLYDYATSAAGRGLQVIIAGAGGAAHLPGMAASMTHLPVLGVPVESAALKGMDSLYSIVQMPGGIPVGTLAIGKAGAINAGLLAASILALGDLALSERLQAWRTAQTDGVATDPA, encoded by the coding sequence ATGGCGGATACGCCACTTATCGGCATCATCATGGGTAGCACGTCCGATTGGGAGACGATGCGCCATGCCGCCGACATCCTCACCCAGCTCGGCGTGGCACATGAAACCAAGGTCGTGTCCGCGCACCGCACTCCGAAACGCCTCTACGATTATGCGACCAGCGCCGCCGGGCGCGGCCTGCAGGTCATTATCGCCGGCGCCGGCGGCGCGGCACACCTGCCAGGCATGGCGGCGTCGATGACGCATCTGCCGGTGCTCGGCGTGCCGGTCGAAAGCGCCGCGCTCAAGGGCATGGATAGCCTGTACTCGATCGTTCAGATGCCCGGCGGAATCCCGGTCGGCACGCTGGCGATCGGCAAGGCGGGCGCGATCAATGCCGGCCTGCTCGCCGCCTCGATCCTCGCACTCGGCGATCTCGCCCTGAGCGAACGGCTTCAGGCATGGCGTACGGCGCAGACCGATGGCGTGGCGACCGACCCGGCATGA
- a CDS encoding penicillin acylase family protein, with amino-acid sequence MRKVLKLGALGLAALLGLVAIGLAVWEPLLAGAPAPPPPHRYDSVIARDDFGVPHIFGRTDADVAYGVAYAHAEDDFSTLQEAVAMSRGRLGAMLGADGAKVDYALHLLGARATVDRDYAKQPADIRALLDGYASGLNRYAERHPDEVRLSRLFPVDGRDIATGFVLRTPFFFGLDQVLGALSGDMPLPKESAGPTPDSPDPATIPAGASSAGEENSNGSNAFIVAPKRSSDGFTRLVSNSHQPWRGPVTWYELVVHSGQGWNFAGATFPGVPFPVLGHNETLGWTNTVNRPDLTDVYKLVLDSAGTQYRFDGKWLPLQRTRIWLHVKVGPFVLPIPKLVYRAVQGPVIVNKNGAFAMRYAGADQVRMIEEYYRLTKARDFSEWQKALAIQGVPATNFLYGDAKGNIAYFYNASFPNRKPGFDYATVLPGDTSRDLMAGTVPWDKVPRNVNPASGFLINANNTPYQAAGAGSEIRPSDYSPLLGIETDTTNRGTRAIELMGADGSISRADLERIKFDTGVSRLGWAAKWYADLAAVDPKGDRAIADAKALMVKWDWNFDGKGPADALAAILLRAGQKWHYRRAPRLDPRVELGTAAAYLTTHFGRLDPPLGTVLRLRQGKVDLPLDGAPDVLRAASTWDEAPDGRLVVNHGDSFVMFIEWDKAGRVRSDSIQPYGAATTRPNSPHYADQAPLFVAHKLKPVRFAPASLRGHVERVYRP; translated from the coding sequence ATGCGCAAAGTCTTGAAGCTCGGTGCGCTCGGTTTGGCCGCGCTGCTCGGCTTGGTCGCGATCGGGCTTGCCGTGTGGGAGCCGCTCCTTGCCGGAGCGCCCGCGCCGCCACCGCCGCACCGCTATGACAGCGTCATCGCGCGCGATGATTTCGGTGTCCCGCATATCTTCGGCAGGACCGATGCGGATGTCGCGTACGGCGTCGCCTATGCCCATGCCGAGGATGATTTCTCGACGCTGCAGGAAGCGGTCGCGATGTCGCGCGGGCGGCTCGGCGCGATGCTCGGCGCGGACGGCGCGAAGGTCGATTATGCGCTGCACCTGCTCGGCGCGCGCGCGACCGTGGATCGCGATTATGCGAAGCAGCCCGCTGATATCCGCGCCCTGCTCGATGGCTATGCGTCCGGGCTGAACCGCTACGCCGAGCGTCATCCCGACGAAGTGCGCCTGTCCCGGCTCTTCCCGGTCGATGGACGCGATATCGCCACCGGCTTCGTGCTGAGGACCCCGTTCTTCTTCGGGCTCGATCAGGTGCTGGGCGCCTTGTCGGGCGACATGCCATTGCCGAAGGAAAGCGCCGGGCCGACGCCGGATTCACCCGATCCCGCGACGATTCCGGCGGGGGCCTCGAGTGCCGGGGAGGAAAATTCGAATGGCTCGAACGCGTTCATCGTCGCACCCAAACGTTCGTCCGACGGCTTCACGCGCCTCGTGTCGAACTCGCATCAGCCCTGGCGCGGACCGGTTACCTGGTATGAGCTCGTGGTGCATTCCGGACAGGGCTGGAACTTCGCCGGAGCGACCTTTCCCGGCGTGCCGTTTCCCGTGCTCGGGCATAACGAGACGCTTGGATGGACCAATACGGTCAACCGGCCCGACCTGACCGATGTCTACAAGCTGGTGCTCGATTCGGCCGGCACCCAGTATCGCTTCGACGGGAAATGGCTGCCGCTGCAACGCACGCGGATATGGCTGCATGTGAAGGTCGGGCCGTTCGTGCTGCCGATCCCGAAGCTGGTGTACCGCGCGGTGCAGGGACCGGTCATCGTCAACAAGAACGGCGCGTTCGCAATGCGTTATGCAGGCGCCGACCAGGTGCGGATGATCGAGGAATATTACCGCCTGACCAAGGCGCGCGATTTCTCCGAATGGCAGAAGGCGTTGGCGATCCAGGGCGTGCCGGCGACCAATTTCCTGTATGGCGATGCCAAGGGGAACATCGCCTATTTCTACAATGCGAGCTTCCCCAACCGGAAGCCGGGCTTTGATTATGCCACCGTCCTGCCGGGCGATACGTCGCGCGACCTGATGGCGGGAACGGTGCCCTGGGATAAGGTGCCGCGCAACGTGAACCCGGCGTCGGGCTTTCTGATCAACGCCAACAACACGCCCTATCAGGCGGCGGGGGCGGGGTCCGAGATCCGCCCGAGCGATTACTCGCCGCTGCTCGGCATCGAAACCGACACGACCAATCGGGGTACGCGGGCGATCGAATTGATGGGGGCGGATGGATCGATCAGCCGCGCCGATCTGGAACGGATCAAGTTCGACACCGGCGTGAGCCGGCTCGGCTGGGCGGCGAAATGGTATGCCGACCTGGCGGCGGTCGATCCGAAGGGTGATCGCGCCATTGCCGACGCCAAGGCGCTGATGGTGAAATGGGACTGGAATTTCGACGGCAAGGGCCCGGCCGATGCGCTGGCCGCGATCCTGCTGCGCGCGGGGCAGAAATGGCATTATCGCCGCGCGCCGCGGCTCGATCCGCGCGTGGAACTGGGTACGGCCGCAGCCTATCTGACGACGCATTTCGGCCGGCTTGATCCGCCGCTCGGCACCGTGCTCCGGCTGCGCCAGGGCAAGGTCGATCTGCCGCTCGACGGCGCGCCCGATGTGCTGCGCGCCGCATCGACCTGGGACGAGGCGCCCGATGGGCGGCTGGTGGTCAACCATGGCGACAGCTTTGTGATGTTCATCGAATGGGACAAGGCAGGGCGCGTGCGCTCCGACTCGATCCAGCCCTATGGCGCGGCGACCACGCGGCCCAATTCGCCGCATTATGCCGATCAGGCGCCGTTGTTCGTGGCGCACAAGCTCAAACCGGTCCGCTTCGCGCCGGCATCGCTGCGCGGCCATGTCGAACGGGTCTATCGACCCTAA